A genomic stretch from Coffea arabica cultivar ET-39 chromosome 10c, Coffea Arabica ET-39 HiFi, whole genome shotgun sequence includes:
- the LOC113714839 gene encoding DIS3-like exonuclease 2 isoform X2: MGGGAIAEPSQSQSDRTAANYNSSNAVDVKDGKKKKRRSRRTKQNSSIPASSGSVNNEIHVGETELLDNVGSNENQVLRASDVAFSSLPVMHVTDQKSECEKGSLQNQHSLEADDENGSVISNCCPEAIVGCQVLKDSDVDVDVDPLPSHRGNGRAQRKYFASHWPEEAVSKALENGEVFKALFRVNAHNRLEAYCKIDGLPTDVLINGFLAQNRAVEGDIVAIRVDPPSLWTKMKGFTATVENPAAVNDCNLHAEAATVMQDCLKGKNKVDMDSDCSDCGHFSTPKNRLCYKNGYCSEEIVCPEFVGASDKGYLNGPCSLMSDDLGAGCFIRSDEAVYSVAKLCGIVNSFPSKRPTGRVVSIIERSPRRNTILGFLGVKQLIRSREVSSKDSKKNKFSSFSVNHEFIMLTPTDPKFPKMMLSLKSLPPHIENRLMVGDATVEMDLVAASIVDWVEESNVPEARVTHSFGRGGEIEAHIAAILYENLIDASEFAPETLSCLPHGPWEVPQKEFESRRDLRKLCIFTIDPSTATDLDDALSVETLANGISRVGVHIADVSYFVLPDTALDIDAQIRSTSVYMLQQKLPMLPPILSDNFGSLNPGVDRLAFSMFWDINPTGEVLDRWIGRTIICSCCKLSYEQAEDIIDDRFDVRRSNFLLNNWPDLHGCFEWSDVITSVKILNEISRILKKRRLNDGALSLESPKIVFLFDEDGIPYDSVIRRRKGSEFLVEEFMLLANRTAAEVITRAYPSSALLRRHPGPNLRKLREFEAFCNRNGLMLDTSSSAQLHHSFERIRGELKNDSVMFDILMSYASRPMQLAAYFCSGDTKDGESDKSHYALAVPLYTHFTSPLRRYPDIVVHRTLAATLEAEETCMKHRESLQKLDANELMGLKCFTGVQYLKDIVESVEAQESLSAAASKHGIPSADIIADVAAHCNDRKLATRHVSDATNKLYTWALLRKKEVLCLEARVLGLGPRFMSIYIHRLAVERRIYYDDVEGLAVEWLDETSTLVLSRYTYKHHNRRGSPGKCRRLEEVAWIVSPADIGSRQNLYGRNGSDKDKVDCQIDGDVILSATSENLVVEPAVFPLTVHLLSTIPVALHAVGGDDGPIDIGARLYVSSYFR; the protein is encoded by the exons ATGGGAGGAGGGGCAATTGCTGAGCCGAGTCAGTCTCAAAGTGACAGAACTGCTGCGAATTATAATAGTAGTAATGCTGTGGATGTCAAAGATGGTAAAAAGAAAAAGCGTCGATCCAGAAGAACCAAGCAGAATTCTTCGATTCCag CCAGTAGTGGTTCAGTGAACAATGAGATACATGTTGGGGAAACGGAACTTTTGGATAATGTGGGATCTAATGAGAATCAAGTTCTGCGAGCATCTGATGTGGCTTTCAGTTCATTGCCGGTTATGCATGTAACTGATCAGAAGTCAGAATGTGAAAAAGGAAGCCTTCAAAATCAGCATAGTTTGGAAGCTGATGATGAAAATGGAAGCGTAATTTCCAACTGCTGTCCTGAGGCAATTGTTGGTTGCCAAGTGTTAAAAGACTCAGATGTGGATGTGGATGTGGACCCGTTGCCATCCCACAGGGGCAATGGTAGAGCACAGAGAAAGTATTTTGCCTCGCACTGGCCTGAAGAAGCTGTTTCAAAGGCACTAGAG AATGGAGAAGTTTTCAAGGCACTATTTCGTGTCAATGCTCACAATAGACTTGAG GCCTACTGCAAAATTGATGGACTGCCAACAGATGTTCTTATTAATGGGTTTTTGGCTCAAAATAGAGCT GTTGAGGGGGACATTGTTGCTATCAGAGTTGATCCTCCATCTTTATGGACTAAAATGAAAGGATTCACTGCCACAGTGGAGAATCCTGCTGCCGTTAATGATTGTAATTTGCATGCAGAAGCTGCCACTGTCATGCAAGATTGCCTTAAAGGGAAAAACAAGGTAGATATGGATAGCGATTGTTCTGATTGTGGGCATTTTTCGACTCCTAAAAATAGGTTGTGCTACAAAAATGGCTATTGCTCTGAAGAAATTGTTTGTCCGGAATTTGTAGGAGCATCAGATAAAGGTTATTTGAATGGACCATGTTCTCTTATGTCAGATGATTTGGGAGCTGGCTGTTTTATCAGGAGTGATGAAGCTGTATATTCAGTGGCAAAACTCTGTGGCATTGTGaattcatttccatcaaaacgCCCAACTGGTAGAGTTGTCAGCATAATTGAGCGGTCCCCTCGGCGGAACACTATTCTTGGATTTCTTGGTGTTAAGCAGTTGATTCGCAGTAGAGAGGTTAGCAGCAAAGACTCCAAAAAGAACAAATTCTCGTCATTTTCTGTGAATCATGAATTTATCATGTTAACACCGACAGatccaaaatttccaaaaatgatGTTATCTTTGAAAAGTCTACCGCCACACATCGAGAACAGGTTGATGGTCGGTGATGCAACAGTTGAGATGGACCTTGTAGCTGCAAGCATTGTTGACTGGGTAGAAGAAAGTAATGTTCCAGAAGCACGAGTGACTCACAGTTTTGGAAGAGGTGGAGAAATAGAAGCACATATTGCTGCTATTTTGTATGAAAATCTAATTGATGCTTCTGAATTTGCTCCAGAAACTCTTTCCTGTCTTCCACATGGTCCTTGGGAGGTACCACAAAAGGAATTTGAGAGTAGAAGGGATTTAAGAAAGTTGTGCATTTTTACAATTGATCCTTCTACTGCTACTGATCTTGATGATGCATTGTCAGTTGAAACCTTGGCAAATGGCATTTCCCGAGTGGGGGTTCACATAGCTGATGTATCTTACTTTGTTCTACCAGACACTGCTTTAGACATTGATGCCCAAATTCGATCTACAAGTGTGTATATGTTGCAGCAAAAATTGCCAATGTTGCCTCCAATACTTTCAGATaattttggttcactaaatccTGGAGTGGACAGACTTGCTTTTTCAATGTTTTGGGACATAAATCCTACTGGGGAGGTTTTAGATCGGTGGATTGGTCGTACTATAATATGCTCTTGCTGCAAGCTTTCATATGAGCAAGCTGAGGACATAATTGATGATCGATTTGATGTTCGGCGTTCTAATTTTCTACTAAATAATTGGCCAGATTTACATGGCTGCTTTGAGTGGTCAGATGTAATTACATCTGTTAAAATTCTTAATGAAATCTCTAGGATTTTGAAAAAGAGGAGGTTGAATGATGGGGCTCTATCATTAGAAAGCCCTAAAATAGTTTTCTTATTTGATGAAGATGGGATTCCTTATGACAGCGTAATTCGTCGGAGGAAGGGATCAGAGTTTCTCGTCGAGGAGTTTATGCTTTTGGCTAATAGGACAGCTGCAGAAGTGATTACTAGAGCCTATCCTTCTAGTGCTTTATTGCGTAGGCACCCTGGACCAAATTTGAGGAAGCTAAGAGAGTTTGAAGCCTTCTGTAACAGAAATGGTTTGATGTTAGATACCTCTTCTTCTGCCCAGCTTCATCATTCATTTGAGCGCATTAGGGGCGAACTAAAGAACGATTCAGTGATGTTTGATATTCTCATGTCCTATGCTTCAAGACCAATGCAATTGGCTGCATACTTCTGTAGTGGAGATACAAAGGATGGTGAGAGTGATAAGAGTCATTATGCCCTCGCTGTTCCCCTTTACACCCACTTCACTTCCCCACTTCGTAGGTATCCTGATATTGTTGTACACCGGACATTAGCTGCAACTTTGGAAGCTGAGGAAACATGTATGAAGCATAGGGAGTCATTGCAAAAACTGGATGCGAATGAATTAATGGGTCTTAAATGCTTTACTGGTGTGCAGTATCTTAAAGATATTGTAGAATCGGTTGAAGCTCAGGAATCATTGTCTGCTGCCGCATCTAAGCATGGCATTCCATCTGCAGATATAATTGCTGATGTCGCTGCTCATTGCAATGATAGAAAATTAGCTACGCGACACGTGAGTGATGCTACTAATAAGCTCTACACATGGGCACTGCTCAGAAAGAAAGAG GTACTATGTTTGGAAGCTAGAGTATTGGGGTTAGGACCAAGGTTCATGTCAATATACATTCACAGACTAGCA GTTGAGCGGCGCATATACTATGATGATGTGGAAGGTTTGGCTGTGGAATGGCTTGATGAAACCTCCACTTTGGTGCTTAGTCGATACACATATAAGCACCATAACAGGAGGGGTAGCCCAGGTAAATGCAGGAGACTTGAAGAAGTGGCCTGGATAGTTAGTCCAGCTGACATCGGATCAAGGCAGAATTTGTATGGACGTAACGGTAGTGATAAAGATAAAGTTGACTGTCAGATTGATGGAGATGTTATATTATCTGCAACATCTGAAAACCTAGTTGTTGAACCTGCTGTTTTTCCCCTCACTGTGCATCTCCTTTCAACGATACCAGTTGCTCTTCATGCAGTTGGTGGGGATGATGGTCCTATTGATATAGGGGCAAGGCTTTATGTTAGCTCATATTTCAGGTAG
- the LOC113714839 gene encoding DIS3-like exonuclease 2 isoform X1, which yields MGGGAIAEPSQSQSDRTAANYNSSNAVDVKDGKKKKRRSRRTKQNSSIPAASSGSVNNEIHVGETELLDNVGSNENQVLRASDVAFSSLPVMHVTDQKSECEKGSLQNQHSLEADDENGSVISNCCPEAIVGCQVLKDSDVDVDVDPLPSHRGNGRAQRKYFASHWPEEAVSKALENGEVFKALFRVNAHNRLEAYCKIDGLPTDVLINGFLAQNRAVEGDIVAIRVDPPSLWTKMKGFTATVENPAAVNDCNLHAEAATVMQDCLKGKNKVDMDSDCSDCGHFSTPKNRLCYKNGYCSEEIVCPEFVGASDKGYLNGPCSLMSDDLGAGCFIRSDEAVYSVAKLCGIVNSFPSKRPTGRVVSIIERSPRRNTILGFLGVKQLIRSREVSSKDSKKNKFSSFSVNHEFIMLTPTDPKFPKMMLSLKSLPPHIENRLMVGDATVEMDLVAASIVDWVEESNVPEARVTHSFGRGGEIEAHIAAILYENLIDASEFAPETLSCLPHGPWEVPQKEFESRRDLRKLCIFTIDPSTATDLDDALSVETLANGISRVGVHIADVSYFVLPDTALDIDAQIRSTSVYMLQQKLPMLPPILSDNFGSLNPGVDRLAFSMFWDINPTGEVLDRWIGRTIICSCCKLSYEQAEDIIDDRFDVRRSNFLLNNWPDLHGCFEWSDVITSVKILNEISRILKKRRLNDGALSLESPKIVFLFDEDGIPYDSVIRRRKGSEFLVEEFMLLANRTAAEVITRAYPSSALLRRHPGPNLRKLREFEAFCNRNGLMLDTSSSAQLHHSFERIRGELKNDSVMFDILMSYASRPMQLAAYFCSGDTKDGESDKSHYALAVPLYTHFTSPLRRYPDIVVHRTLAATLEAEETCMKHRESLQKLDANELMGLKCFTGVQYLKDIVESVEAQESLSAAASKHGIPSADIIADVAAHCNDRKLATRHVSDATNKLYTWALLRKKEVLCLEARVLGLGPRFMSIYIHRLAVERRIYYDDVEGLAVEWLDETSTLVLSRYTYKHHNRRGSPGKCRRLEEVAWIVSPADIGSRQNLYGRNGSDKDKVDCQIDGDVILSATSENLVVEPAVFPLTVHLLSTIPVALHAVGGDDGPIDIGARLYVSSYFR from the exons ATGGGAGGAGGGGCAATTGCTGAGCCGAGTCAGTCTCAAAGTGACAGAACTGCTGCGAATTATAATAGTAGTAATGCTGTGGATGTCAAAGATGGTAAAAAGAAAAAGCGTCGATCCAGAAGAACCAAGCAGAATTCTTCGATTCCag CAGCCAGTAGTGGTTCAGTGAACAATGAGATACATGTTGGGGAAACGGAACTTTTGGATAATGTGGGATCTAATGAGAATCAAGTTCTGCGAGCATCTGATGTGGCTTTCAGTTCATTGCCGGTTATGCATGTAACTGATCAGAAGTCAGAATGTGAAAAAGGAAGCCTTCAAAATCAGCATAGTTTGGAAGCTGATGATGAAAATGGAAGCGTAATTTCCAACTGCTGTCCTGAGGCAATTGTTGGTTGCCAAGTGTTAAAAGACTCAGATGTGGATGTGGATGTGGACCCGTTGCCATCCCACAGGGGCAATGGTAGAGCACAGAGAAAGTATTTTGCCTCGCACTGGCCTGAAGAAGCTGTTTCAAAGGCACTAGAG AATGGAGAAGTTTTCAAGGCACTATTTCGTGTCAATGCTCACAATAGACTTGAG GCCTACTGCAAAATTGATGGACTGCCAACAGATGTTCTTATTAATGGGTTTTTGGCTCAAAATAGAGCT GTTGAGGGGGACATTGTTGCTATCAGAGTTGATCCTCCATCTTTATGGACTAAAATGAAAGGATTCACTGCCACAGTGGAGAATCCTGCTGCCGTTAATGATTGTAATTTGCATGCAGAAGCTGCCACTGTCATGCAAGATTGCCTTAAAGGGAAAAACAAGGTAGATATGGATAGCGATTGTTCTGATTGTGGGCATTTTTCGACTCCTAAAAATAGGTTGTGCTACAAAAATGGCTATTGCTCTGAAGAAATTGTTTGTCCGGAATTTGTAGGAGCATCAGATAAAGGTTATTTGAATGGACCATGTTCTCTTATGTCAGATGATTTGGGAGCTGGCTGTTTTATCAGGAGTGATGAAGCTGTATATTCAGTGGCAAAACTCTGTGGCATTGTGaattcatttccatcaaaacgCCCAACTGGTAGAGTTGTCAGCATAATTGAGCGGTCCCCTCGGCGGAACACTATTCTTGGATTTCTTGGTGTTAAGCAGTTGATTCGCAGTAGAGAGGTTAGCAGCAAAGACTCCAAAAAGAACAAATTCTCGTCATTTTCTGTGAATCATGAATTTATCATGTTAACACCGACAGatccaaaatttccaaaaatgatGTTATCTTTGAAAAGTCTACCGCCACACATCGAGAACAGGTTGATGGTCGGTGATGCAACAGTTGAGATGGACCTTGTAGCTGCAAGCATTGTTGACTGGGTAGAAGAAAGTAATGTTCCAGAAGCACGAGTGACTCACAGTTTTGGAAGAGGTGGAGAAATAGAAGCACATATTGCTGCTATTTTGTATGAAAATCTAATTGATGCTTCTGAATTTGCTCCAGAAACTCTTTCCTGTCTTCCACATGGTCCTTGGGAGGTACCACAAAAGGAATTTGAGAGTAGAAGGGATTTAAGAAAGTTGTGCATTTTTACAATTGATCCTTCTACTGCTACTGATCTTGATGATGCATTGTCAGTTGAAACCTTGGCAAATGGCATTTCCCGAGTGGGGGTTCACATAGCTGATGTATCTTACTTTGTTCTACCAGACACTGCTTTAGACATTGATGCCCAAATTCGATCTACAAGTGTGTATATGTTGCAGCAAAAATTGCCAATGTTGCCTCCAATACTTTCAGATaattttggttcactaaatccTGGAGTGGACAGACTTGCTTTTTCAATGTTTTGGGACATAAATCCTACTGGGGAGGTTTTAGATCGGTGGATTGGTCGTACTATAATATGCTCTTGCTGCAAGCTTTCATATGAGCAAGCTGAGGACATAATTGATGATCGATTTGATGTTCGGCGTTCTAATTTTCTACTAAATAATTGGCCAGATTTACATGGCTGCTTTGAGTGGTCAGATGTAATTACATCTGTTAAAATTCTTAATGAAATCTCTAGGATTTTGAAAAAGAGGAGGTTGAATGATGGGGCTCTATCATTAGAAAGCCCTAAAATAGTTTTCTTATTTGATGAAGATGGGATTCCTTATGACAGCGTAATTCGTCGGAGGAAGGGATCAGAGTTTCTCGTCGAGGAGTTTATGCTTTTGGCTAATAGGACAGCTGCAGAAGTGATTACTAGAGCCTATCCTTCTAGTGCTTTATTGCGTAGGCACCCTGGACCAAATTTGAGGAAGCTAAGAGAGTTTGAAGCCTTCTGTAACAGAAATGGTTTGATGTTAGATACCTCTTCTTCTGCCCAGCTTCATCATTCATTTGAGCGCATTAGGGGCGAACTAAAGAACGATTCAGTGATGTTTGATATTCTCATGTCCTATGCTTCAAGACCAATGCAATTGGCTGCATACTTCTGTAGTGGAGATACAAAGGATGGTGAGAGTGATAAGAGTCATTATGCCCTCGCTGTTCCCCTTTACACCCACTTCACTTCCCCACTTCGTAGGTATCCTGATATTGTTGTACACCGGACATTAGCTGCAACTTTGGAAGCTGAGGAAACATGTATGAAGCATAGGGAGTCATTGCAAAAACTGGATGCGAATGAATTAATGGGTCTTAAATGCTTTACTGGTGTGCAGTATCTTAAAGATATTGTAGAATCGGTTGAAGCTCAGGAATCATTGTCTGCTGCCGCATCTAAGCATGGCATTCCATCTGCAGATATAATTGCTGATGTCGCTGCTCATTGCAATGATAGAAAATTAGCTACGCGACACGTGAGTGATGCTACTAATAAGCTCTACACATGGGCACTGCTCAGAAAGAAAGAG GTACTATGTTTGGAAGCTAGAGTATTGGGGTTAGGACCAAGGTTCATGTCAATATACATTCACAGACTAGCA GTTGAGCGGCGCATATACTATGATGATGTGGAAGGTTTGGCTGTGGAATGGCTTGATGAAACCTCCACTTTGGTGCTTAGTCGATACACATATAAGCACCATAACAGGAGGGGTAGCCCAGGTAAATGCAGGAGACTTGAAGAAGTGGCCTGGATAGTTAGTCCAGCTGACATCGGATCAAGGCAGAATTTGTATGGACGTAACGGTAGTGATAAAGATAAAGTTGACTGTCAGATTGATGGAGATGTTATATTATCTGCAACATCTGAAAACCTAGTTGTTGAACCTGCTGTTTTTCCCCTCACTGTGCATCTCCTTTCAACGATACCAGTTGCTCTTCATGCAGTTGGTGGGGATGATGGTCCTATTGATATAGGGGCAAGGCTTTATGTTAGCTCATATTTCAGGTAG